TGTAAGCACAGTGCTTTAATCGGAGCCACTTCTGCTTTGAACAATTTGTAATaactgtaattattaataatcttttttaattctctctctctctgaaacgTGTTCTGTTTAGTAAAAGCAGAGCATTTCTTAGAAGCGCTTAGCTCTAGAGGAAGTCTCACGTAGCTGCTTGTGGTTTAAATGCTACAGCAAACACAGAAAGAGCTTGCATTGAATTTCCTGTCCTACTGATTACTGCGCAGAATAAATCATTGTGAGTGCAATTACAACTCTGGTGCTGTGCCTGTTTATCGATCTTGTGTAAGTCCTCCGTTTGTGTGATGAATAAAGGCGATCTCAGTAGgctttgcatttttaacacatCTCCCTTTTTCATGAACAATATTCAGAGCAGACAACGGATTTATGGTAATTTTCTTTGGTCtgttacattataaaaactCGAAGAGAAAGTAATTCGAGGATTTcaatttgtgcttttgcaaTGAATATTTTTCCGTATTTTACCTTTGTCAGCTGTTGAAGTAGAGGCTACATTCTTgagtgaaaaaaatgaaaataagggGAACCCCATTTTCCCTCTTGTAGACATTATTATGCGTGAGTGTAAGTGCAGCATGGAGGCTTTGCTGAGCAATACTGAAACTGCTGAAATACTGATAGTAAAAGCAAAAGttaattctacatttaaataagtaCCTTAGTttctattctaaatatttttcaaattacaGTATTTGGTGATATTTGATGATGACAGTATATGATATTTTCTGGAAGGCTGTTCGCTGATGGTGCAGTGTTGTTGGTAAATTCTTTCAATGGAAAGCAGCCAAAGACTGTTTGAAAAACTTCTTAATGTTACTAGGAGTTCACCgagacatgatcctggatcaacatcttctGTTGATCCTGAATCGTTACTGTccagaaatatacatttatccCAATCCCTTCCcccaaacctaaccctaccaaaaatatattcctaaaatcagtgggaaatgatagctAAAAGAGATGTTTCCTGAAAAATGATCCCTCAAATCTGATTCGATGATttgaatgttgttccaggatcaacgAGAATGTTGATCCGGAAACATattgtacttggtgaaatctttggtctgtggaaaacaaaagaatacCAAAACTTAGATTTTTACCATATGGACAAAACTCTcaaaaatatcatcttttatgttccacagatgaaagaaattcatacaggtttggaataacatgaatGTGAGTCAATGATGacaaatttcatttttcaacAGTCCCAAGAACTTTAGCATTTGTAAAACAGTTAACAGTAAATATCAGATTTATCTTTAATCTGGCTCTTAttgaattaacattttactttaattaaaattaatcataACTGCACATTAAAAGAGTAAGAAGCTATTAAAGCAATTCTGTTAAATTATCCTGAATTTTGTGGTAATGACGTTTACTTTAATTCTTGCCTAGAATCCTTTTTTTATCTGACTTTAGTGGCCTATAGTGGTCACAACAAGTAAAACCATGCTCCTCATTAACAtggttatattgtttttaaaataaatatgtgcatatattcCATTGGCTTTTGCAGTTTCGTGtgcactttaatttaaaaacagctcTCGCTCATTTCTGTGATCTGCTCACTACTCGGCCCATGATGGACAGTAGATAAAGTTGTTATGGCTGCCAACACTGACTGTACATCAGACCACTTATCAGGCTGAAAAGGGTGCTACTTCTTGTTGGGGGATGACTACTTTAGACTATTTTAGCAAATAGTTTATGGAAAATATACACAatttcacaataacacataattacacacgcacacatttttaGTTAGATCAATTTTCAGGATTGTTGTGACTGCCAACATCCTGATAGCTAAGGATGACGTCATTTTGACCATGGGAATCAAAGGGATTTACCAGAATAGTACAGGCTATAAAAGCTATAAGCTTTTGGATTCAGATTCACTTAGACTGTTGTCACATTGGTCAAACATGAACCGGTCCATCTTTCTTCTGTCCTTGGTCATTCTGAGCTGCCTGACTTTTACTGAGGGTAAGATATTTTTCGCACGTTATCTTGCTTTTCAGCTTGCTATTAACGACATAGTGCATATACTgatactttacatttatttatctagcAAGCACATTTATCCAAAGCGAGATAGATTTACAAATCAGTGTTCTATGGGATATTGTCGATAAATGATGATAGGaaaatttgtatattaaataaatttttgttatttgtaatgCACTTTAATAAAAACTCACAGCGATCACAGCAAATCTTAAGTATGCGTAATTGACCAAGTTCCATTATGGGATGCATAATTGTAAATTGCATTCAAATTTGTGGCAAGTTTTAGACAGTTTCTCACCCAAGTTCCCAATCAAATACAGcaatgtttcagtgtttttaaagcttCAGACAATTTGCTATAAATAATTTACCCTAATGGTAGAATGCTAGTTATAAATGCCAGATACCTAAAACATAGGTCAAaggtcagataaaaaaaaaaaaaaaaaaaaggaaaaatattttacttttaaatatatgtattttggaTTTGGATTTTGCTGATGATGCAATTTCAAGAGGTTAATTAATCAGTCCAATGAGAACTACACCAGAACTATATGACACTCATTCAGCCGCTCACTGGACGAGAAGCTCAGAGCATCTTCAGCTCATCGAGTCCCAAACCGGGGCTCACGTCTAtctacattaaattatattacatttgtgcCGAATAATTGTTAATATACATTATGACTTCTTTATATGCTGAAAGATTGTGTATTGTGCGCATTTGTCTTTTTGTGGCTTGAACCAATTCTGCTTTATATGATAGCTGTAATAATAATGCAGCttaatttttctttcagtttgctCAGTTTTTTCAAAACTCATTCTGACACATCGACTTCACTCtgttcatttcctgtttggtgCTTAGAATAACTCTGCCTTGAAATGAACGCTGTCGTGTCGGTCGGCGTTGTGTGATACCCGTCCTAGCCACGACACGGCGTTGCGCTTCCAGCCATGCGGCTTTAAAAACATATCACAGTGTGGTTCACACACATAGAGATGCATACcgattatttttatgtttttgccttgtttcagctttttgtttacaagagactatttaattatgtttaagcTATGCCTACTAATAAACTACTAAGTAGGCAAACGTGCCcgtttgaaaataatttaatgtcatTGGCCATTTTCCATaatgtaatcatattttaaatgatttgtaacAATTGCGCTGTGCACTGAACggattagttttagtttttgtttcgttttttaatcattgttcTTCATAAGAGCGAGAAGAAACATGAGCAGCAGATCCAACAGGTCAGAGGTTACAAGTGTAGCatcttttttcagctttttcttcttcatctctgCTTGCAGGTCAGCGGATGTTCATAAGCAGGCGATGCTTGTGCTCCAGAACATATGAGAGTGTGCAGCCTAGAAACATCAAGGAGTGGAGAGTGCATGAACCAAGCGCATCCTGTAAAACCACTGAGATTATGTAATGCCGTGtttattctgaatgtttttgtggCGTTTGTGTGTGAGCAACGGATATTTTAAACGGTGTAAACTAATCGCTGTATATTTTGCCCGCAGTGTGATTTTGAAGAAACCTCACAAAAAAGTCTGCCTGAATCCCAATTCAAAACTGGGACGCAAACTGCTAGAAATGAATTAGAGCTGATTTCCATGAACACACCGGATCATCCATGGATGAAATATCAAGAAGTGCCCAGGGTTCTTTTGTGGTTGCAGCTTTGAAGATAAGGAGAAATGGTGTCTCTCGGTAAACTGATAGCCTATCATTAAAAAAGGATAAAAGATAACTTAATGACCCAACTCTTACTGTAAGCAATAGCATACAGTCAAACAGATGCACACCTCtcgcatttcttttcttttttcagctgCAGTAGATCAAGACTGAACACACTTTCTAAAAAAGGCTAGGCTATGACACACACAGAATACTCTGTAATTAGgtttaaataaaaggttttattcaATTGAGTGTATCATAAAAAGGAGAGGCATGAAAGGGAGGAATTAGATTGGCATGGTTTTCTTGCACCAAATTAAAGTTCAGTAGGACTGAAATTATCAGTCCAAAAgagaatgttatttttgttcGTTTATTTgttcgttgttgttgttgttttgtaattggAGTGaatgttcatgttgttttttataattaatattttttaatgaaatatccATTCATGTTGAATTAAGAAAGTCTTAAATCTGTTAGGGTATCTGGTCAAGCTACACCGCcttgttttcagtgtttctgcTAAAGAAGCCAATAAAAcctgtttaaaaatatgttggtgtaatgtttcatttgtttaatatggagtattatttatattaaattacaaaaaatacattctttatTTAGGCATGcgcaaatacaaacacataattTGAGATGATCAAAAAAACTTGTGCTTAAATAAGAGAATATTTGACCATACAGTAACATAATACAATTAGCCAAATTAGCCTAAATAAGTAAAGTCAAGAATTTTAcacataacaataaataaagtaatacat
This genomic interval from Puntigrus tetrazona isolate hp1 chromosome 5, ASM1883169v1, whole genome shotgun sequence contains the following:
- the LOC122344908 gene encoding interleukin-8 encodes the protein MNRSIFLLSLVILSCLTFTEGQRMFISRRCLCSRTYESVQPRNIKEWRVHEPSASCKTTEIIVILKKPHKKVCLNPNSKLGRKLLEMN